Proteins encoded together in one Juglans regia cultivar Chandler chromosome 9, Walnut 2.0, whole genome shotgun sequence window:
- the LOC109014270 gene encoding protein FAR-RED IMPAIRED RESPONSE 1-like isoform X1: MAESSKSSNAENTNVDRVRNLNVSLLDKRENVMEILYGKDGSESAEEPKVGMSFSSEEEVRLYYMKYAKQVGFGVSKRSSKPGDNGKLRYFTLACVQQGTPKSNASNILKPRPVEKMGCKAKINAALTLDGRFTLSTVVLEHTHALSPGKAIFFRCHKRLGSKAKRKLEPNEISGIHTSKNFKSLVETKSSENLPLEEKDYQIDKTRQHQLGVGGSEALRNFFIRMQQKNDHFFYVMDADDECRVRNVFWADARCKAAYESFGDVITFDTTYLTKAYKIPLVSFMGVNHHGQLILFGCGLILSEDTNSFVSLFESWLRFMNCRAPNAIITDQDKTLQNAIARVFPRAQHRFCLWQIIKRLPENFGAHSQYEAIKSSLQSCVYDSLSRDEFEESWQKLLERYNLHDNAWLNLLYGDRHLWVPSYLKNTFLAGMCTIQRGEGMNSFFDDYVNSKTTLKQFFEQFDNVLRRKVENEMTADFNSFSTQIPCITHYSIEKQFQEVYTITKFKEVQDEFRGFLYCVASLPTCEDSIHLYQVTDEIKVDGFIKRAKFCVAFNEDNAEVKCPCNLFEFKGILCRHALRVLTMLDKDLSSKYILDRWRKDLKRKYTFVKSSYDDLSGNLEAQRYDKLTKSFFEVALIASKSEEACMKSISHVSRLKGELVHHGSSCDSSTPSHHLPVASLGISMQAPHHTLDVMDQDGGMSTTNQDVHVNIQLAVRLLDEGSRREVVLDVGLIQVQLGA; the protein is encoded by the exons ATGGCGGAGTCCAGCAAGTCATCGAAtgcag AAAACACCAATGTTGACCGTGTGAGGAACTTGAATGTTTCCCTCCTGGATAAAAGGGAAAATGTTATGGAAATTCTATATGGGAAAGATGGTAGTGAAAGTGCCGAAGAACCGAAGGTTGGAATGAGTTTTTCATCTGAAGAAGAAGTCAGGTTATATTATATGAAGTATGCTAAGCAAGTAGGGTTCGGTGTATCAAAAAGAAGTTCTAAACCTGGAGATAATGGGAAGTTGAGATATTTTACCCTTGCATGTGTTCAACAAGGCACGCCAAAAAGCAACGCATCCAATATTCTTAAACCAAGACCAGTGGAAAAAATGGGGTGCAAGGCCAAGATCAATGCGGCTTTAACTCTTGATGGAAGGTTTACTTTGTCTACCGTTGTGCTTGAACACACGCATGCTTTGAGTCCAGGAAaagcaatattttttagatgtcATAAGAGGTTAGGTTCTAAAGCAAAGAGAAAGCTTGAacccaatgaaatatctggaATACATACAAGTAAGAACTTTAAATCACTTGTTGAAACAAAGAGTTCTGAGAATCTTCCTCTTGAAGAGAAAGATTACCAGATTGACAAAACAAGGCAGCATCAGCTAGGAGTGGGAGGTAGCGAAGCTCTTCGTAACTTCTTCATTAGAATGCAAcaaaaaaatgaccattttttCTACGTGATGGACGCGGATGATGAATGCCGAGTGAGAAATGTGTTTTGGGCAGATGCACGATGTAAAGCTGCATATGAATCTTTTGGAGATGTAATAACATTTGACACAACATACTTGACCAAGGCATATAAAATTCCACTTGTATCTTTCATGGGAGTGAATCATCATGGCCAGTTGATTCTTTTTGGGTGTGGATTAATATTAAGTGAGGATACAAATAGTTTTGTATCGTTATTTGAATCATGGTTGAGATTTATGAATTGTCGAGCTCCCAATGCAATAATTACAGATCAAGATAAAACACTGCAAAATGCAATTGCAAGGGTTTTCCCAAGAGCTCAACATAGATTTTGTTTGTGGCAAATCATAAAAAGACTTCCAGAAAATTTTGGAGCACACTCCCAATATGAAGCCATTAAGAGCAGTTTACAAAGTTGTGTATATGACTCTTTAAGTCGTGATGAATTCGAAGAAAGTTGGCAAAAATTACTCGAGAGGTATAATCTTCATGATAATGCTTGGTTGAATTTGCTATATGGTGACCGACATCTTTGGGTACCATCatacttaaaaaatacatttttggccGGGATGTGTACAATACAACGGGGTGAAGGTATGAATTCTTTCTTTGATGATTATGTGAATTCAAAGACCACGTTGAAACAATTTTTTGAGCAGTTTGATAATGTCTTGAGGAGAAAGGTTGAGAATGAGATGACTGCTGATTTCAATTCTTTTAGTACACAAATTCCTTGTATAACCCATTATTCTATTGAGAAGCAATTTCAAGAAGTTTATACCATCACAAAGTTCAAAGAAGTTCAAGATGAGTTTAGGGgatttttatattgtgttgCATCTTTGCCGACATGTGAAGATTCAATTCATTTGTATCAAGTGActgatgagataaaagttgatgGATTCATAAAACGTGCAAAATTTTGTGTTGCCTTCAATGAAGATAATGCTGAAGTGAAATGCCCTTGTAACTTGTTTGAGTTCAAAGGAATCCTATGTAGACATGCTCTTCGTGTGTTGACCATGTTGGATAAAGACTTGTCatcaaaatacattttggatcgatggaggaaggattTGAAACGAAAATATACTTTTGTTAAGAGCAGTTATGATGATTTAAGTGGGAATCTAGAAGCACAAAGATATGATAAGCTGACTAAGTCATTTTTTGAAGTAGCATTGATTGCATCAAAAAGCGAGGAAGCTTGCATGAAGTCGATTAGTCATGTAAGTCGATTGAAGGGGGAATTGGTTCATCATGGGTCAAGTTGTGATAGCAGTACACCCTCCCATCACCTTCCAGTTGCTTCCCTCGGGATTTCAATGCAG GCACCACATCATACATTGGATGTTATGGATCAGGATGGTGGAATGTCCACTACAAATCAAGATGTGCATGTTAATATTC AGCTAGCCGTGAGGCTCTTGGATGAAGGATCCAGAAGGGAGGTAGTCCTTGATGTTGGGTTGATCCAAGTCCAGCTCGGAGCTTAA
- the LOC109014270 gene encoding protein FAR-RED IMPAIRED RESPONSE 1-like isoform X3: MAESSKSSNAENTNVDRVRNLNVSLLDKRENVMEILYGKDGSESAEEPKVGMSFSSEEEVRLYYMKYAKQVGFGVSKRSSKPGDNGKLRYFTLACVQQGTPKSNASNILKPRPVEKMGCKAKINAALTLDGRFTLSTVVLEHTHALSPGKAIFFRCHKRLGSKAKRKLEPNEISGIHTSKNFKSLVETKSSENLPLEEKDYQIDKTRQHQLGVGGSEALRNFFIRMQQKNDHFFYVMDADDECRVRNVFWADARCKAAYESFGDVITFDTTYLTKAYKIPLVSFMGVNHHGQLILFGCGLILSEDTNSFVSLFESWLRFMNCRAPNAIITDQDKTLQNAIARVFPRAQHRFCLWQIIKRLPENFGAHSQYEAIKSSLQSCVYDSLSRDEFEESWQKLLERYNLHDNAWLNLLYGDRHLWVPSYLKNTFLAGMCTIQRGEGMNSFFDDYVNSKTTLKQFFEQFDNVLRRKVENEMTADFNSFSTQIPCITHYSIEKQFQEVYTITKFKEVQDEFRGFLYCVASLPTCEDSIHLYQVTDEIKVDGFIKRAKFCVAFNEDNAEVKCPCNLFEFKGILCRHALRVLTMLDKDLSSKYILDRWRKDLKRKYTFVKSSYDDLSGNLEAQRYDKLTKSFFEVALIASKSEEACMKSISHVSRLKGELVHHGSSCDSSTPSHHLPVASLGISMQAPHHTLDVMDQDGGMSTTNQDVHVNILFIYMQS, from the exons ATGGCGGAGTCCAGCAAGTCATCGAAtgcag AAAACACCAATGTTGACCGTGTGAGGAACTTGAATGTTTCCCTCCTGGATAAAAGGGAAAATGTTATGGAAATTCTATATGGGAAAGATGGTAGTGAAAGTGCCGAAGAACCGAAGGTTGGAATGAGTTTTTCATCTGAAGAAGAAGTCAGGTTATATTATATGAAGTATGCTAAGCAAGTAGGGTTCGGTGTATCAAAAAGAAGTTCTAAACCTGGAGATAATGGGAAGTTGAGATATTTTACCCTTGCATGTGTTCAACAAGGCACGCCAAAAAGCAACGCATCCAATATTCTTAAACCAAGACCAGTGGAAAAAATGGGGTGCAAGGCCAAGATCAATGCGGCTTTAACTCTTGATGGAAGGTTTACTTTGTCTACCGTTGTGCTTGAACACACGCATGCTTTGAGTCCAGGAAaagcaatattttttagatgtcATAAGAGGTTAGGTTCTAAAGCAAAGAGAAAGCTTGAacccaatgaaatatctggaATACATACAAGTAAGAACTTTAAATCACTTGTTGAAACAAAGAGTTCTGAGAATCTTCCTCTTGAAGAGAAAGATTACCAGATTGACAAAACAAGGCAGCATCAGCTAGGAGTGGGAGGTAGCGAAGCTCTTCGTAACTTCTTCATTAGAATGCAAcaaaaaaatgaccattttttCTACGTGATGGACGCGGATGATGAATGCCGAGTGAGAAATGTGTTTTGGGCAGATGCACGATGTAAAGCTGCATATGAATCTTTTGGAGATGTAATAACATTTGACACAACATACTTGACCAAGGCATATAAAATTCCACTTGTATCTTTCATGGGAGTGAATCATCATGGCCAGTTGATTCTTTTTGGGTGTGGATTAATATTAAGTGAGGATACAAATAGTTTTGTATCGTTATTTGAATCATGGTTGAGATTTATGAATTGTCGAGCTCCCAATGCAATAATTACAGATCAAGATAAAACACTGCAAAATGCAATTGCAAGGGTTTTCCCAAGAGCTCAACATAGATTTTGTTTGTGGCAAATCATAAAAAGACTTCCAGAAAATTTTGGAGCACACTCCCAATATGAAGCCATTAAGAGCAGTTTACAAAGTTGTGTATATGACTCTTTAAGTCGTGATGAATTCGAAGAAAGTTGGCAAAAATTACTCGAGAGGTATAATCTTCATGATAATGCTTGGTTGAATTTGCTATATGGTGACCGACATCTTTGGGTACCATCatacttaaaaaatacatttttggccGGGATGTGTACAATACAACGGGGTGAAGGTATGAATTCTTTCTTTGATGATTATGTGAATTCAAAGACCACGTTGAAACAATTTTTTGAGCAGTTTGATAATGTCTTGAGGAGAAAGGTTGAGAATGAGATGACTGCTGATTTCAATTCTTTTAGTACACAAATTCCTTGTATAACCCATTATTCTATTGAGAAGCAATTTCAAGAAGTTTATACCATCACAAAGTTCAAAGAAGTTCAAGATGAGTTTAGGGgatttttatattgtgttgCATCTTTGCCGACATGTGAAGATTCAATTCATTTGTATCAAGTGActgatgagataaaagttgatgGATTCATAAAACGTGCAAAATTTTGTGTTGCCTTCAATGAAGATAATGCTGAAGTGAAATGCCCTTGTAACTTGTTTGAGTTCAAAGGAATCCTATGTAGACATGCTCTTCGTGTGTTGACCATGTTGGATAAAGACTTGTCatcaaaatacattttggatcgatggaggaaggattTGAAACGAAAATATACTTTTGTTAAGAGCAGTTATGATGATTTAAGTGGGAATCTAGAAGCACAAAGATATGATAAGCTGACTAAGTCATTTTTTGAAGTAGCATTGATTGCATCAAAAAGCGAGGAAGCTTGCATGAAGTCGATTAGTCATGTAAGTCGATTGAAGGGGGAATTGGTTCATCATGGGTCAAGTTGTGATAGCAGTACACCCTCCCATCACCTTCCAGTTGCTTCCCTCGGGATTTCAATGCAG GCACCACATCATACATTGGATGTTATGGATCAGGATGGTGGAATGTCCACTACAAATCAAGATGTGCATGTTAATATTC TTTTTATCTACATGCAGAGCTAG
- the LOC109014270 gene encoding protein FAR-RED IMPAIRED RESPONSE 1-like isoform X2, with the protein MAESSKSSNAENTNVDRVRNLNVSLLDKRENVMEILYGKDGSESAEEPKVGMSFSSEEEVRLYYMKYAKQVGFGVSKRSSKPGDNGKLRYFTLACVQQGTPKSNASNILKPRPVEKMGCKAKINAALTLDGRFTLSTVVLEHTHALSPGKAIFFRCHKRLGSKAKRKLEPNEISGIHTSKNFKSLVETKSSENLPLEEKDYQIDKTRQHQLGVGGSEALRNFFIRMQQKNDHFFYVMDADDECRVRNVFWADARCKAAYESFGDVITFDTTYLTKAYKIPLVSFMGVNHHGQLILFGCGLILSEDTNSFVSLFESWLRFMNCRAPNAIITDQDKTLQNAIARVFPRAQHRFCLWQIIKRLPENFGAHSQYEAIKSSLQSCVYDSLSRDEFEESWQKLLERYNLHDNAWLNLLYGDRHLWVPSYLKNTFLAGMCTIQRGEGMNSFFDDYVNSKTTLKQFFEQFDNVLRRKVENEMTADFNSFSTQIPCITHYSIEKQFQEVYTITKFKEVQDEFRGFLYCVASLPTCEDSIHLYQVTDEIKVDGFIKRAKFCVAFNEDNAEVKCPCNLFEFKGILCRHALRVLTMLDKDLSSKYILDRWRKDLKRKYTFVKSSYDDLSGNLEAQRYDKLTKSFFEVALIASKSEEACMKSISHVSRLKGELVHHGSSCDSSTPSHHLPVASLGISMQAPHHTLDVMDQDGGMSTTNQDVHVNIRTNFRRMREVETPIF; encoded by the exons ATGGCGGAGTCCAGCAAGTCATCGAAtgcag AAAACACCAATGTTGACCGTGTGAGGAACTTGAATGTTTCCCTCCTGGATAAAAGGGAAAATGTTATGGAAATTCTATATGGGAAAGATGGTAGTGAAAGTGCCGAAGAACCGAAGGTTGGAATGAGTTTTTCATCTGAAGAAGAAGTCAGGTTATATTATATGAAGTATGCTAAGCAAGTAGGGTTCGGTGTATCAAAAAGAAGTTCTAAACCTGGAGATAATGGGAAGTTGAGATATTTTACCCTTGCATGTGTTCAACAAGGCACGCCAAAAAGCAACGCATCCAATATTCTTAAACCAAGACCAGTGGAAAAAATGGGGTGCAAGGCCAAGATCAATGCGGCTTTAACTCTTGATGGAAGGTTTACTTTGTCTACCGTTGTGCTTGAACACACGCATGCTTTGAGTCCAGGAAaagcaatattttttagatgtcATAAGAGGTTAGGTTCTAAAGCAAAGAGAAAGCTTGAacccaatgaaatatctggaATACATACAAGTAAGAACTTTAAATCACTTGTTGAAACAAAGAGTTCTGAGAATCTTCCTCTTGAAGAGAAAGATTACCAGATTGACAAAACAAGGCAGCATCAGCTAGGAGTGGGAGGTAGCGAAGCTCTTCGTAACTTCTTCATTAGAATGCAAcaaaaaaatgaccattttttCTACGTGATGGACGCGGATGATGAATGCCGAGTGAGAAATGTGTTTTGGGCAGATGCACGATGTAAAGCTGCATATGAATCTTTTGGAGATGTAATAACATTTGACACAACATACTTGACCAAGGCATATAAAATTCCACTTGTATCTTTCATGGGAGTGAATCATCATGGCCAGTTGATTCTTTTTGGGTGTGGATTAATATTAAGTGAGGATACAAATAGTTTTGTATCGTTATTTGAATCATGGTTGAGATTTATGAATTGTCGAGCTCCCAATGCAATAATTACAGATCAAGATAAAACACTGCAAAATGCAATTGCAAGGGTTTTCCCAAGAGCTCAACATAGATTTTGTTTGTGGCAAATCATAAAAAGACTTCCAGAAAATTTTGGAGCACACTCCCAATATGAAGCCATTAAGAGCAGTTTACAAAGTTGTGTATATGACTCTTTAAGTCGTGATGAATTCGAAGAAAGTTGGCAAAAATTACTCGAGAGGTATAATCTTCATGATAATGCTTGGTTGAATTTGCTATATGGTGACCGACATCTTTGGGTACCATCatacttaaaaaatacatttttggccGGGATGTGTACAATACAACGGGGTGAAGGTATGAATTCTTTCTTTGATGATTATGTGAATTCAAAGACCACGTTGAAACAATTTTTTGAGCAGTTTGATAATGTCTTGAGGAGAAAGGTTGAGAATGAGATGACTGCTGATTTCAATTCTTTTAGTACACAAATTCCTTGTATAACCCATTATTCTATTGAGAAGCAATTTCAAGAAGTTTATACCATCACAAAGTTCAAAGAAGTTCAAGATGAGTTTAGGGgatttttatattgtgttgCATCTTTGCCGACATGTGAAGATTCAATTCATTTGTATCAAGTGActgatgagataaaagttgatgGATTCATAAAACGTGCAAAATTTTGTGTTGCCTTCAATGAAGATAATGCTGAAGTGAAATGCCCTTGTAACTTGTTTGAGTTCAAAGGAATCCTATGTAGACATGCTCTTCGTGTGTTGACCATGTTGGATAAAGACTTGTCatcaaaatacattttggatcgatggaggaaggattTGAAACGAAAATATACTTTTGTTAAGAGCAGTTATGATGATTTAAGTGGGAATCTAGAAGCACAAAGATATGATAAGCTGACTAAGTCATTTTTTGAAGTAGCATTGATTGCATCAAAAAGCGAGGAAGCTTGCATGAAGTCGATTAGTCATGTAAGTCGATTGAAGGGGGAATTGGTTCATCATGGGTCAAGTTGTGATAGCAGTACACCCTCCCATCACCTTCCAGTTGCTTCCCTCGGGATTTCAATGCAG GCACCACATCATACATTGGATGTTATGGATCAGGATGGTGGAATGTCCACTACAAATCAAGATGTGCATGTTAATATTC GAACAAATTTTAGACGGATGAGAGAAGTTGAAACGCCTATCTTTTAA
- the LOC109014270 gene encoding protein FAR-RED IMPAIRED RESPONSE 1-like isoform X4 has translation MAESSKSSNAENTNVDRVRNLNVSLLDKRENVMEILYGKDGSESAEEPKVGMSFSSEEEVRLYYMKYAKQVGFGVSKRSSKPGDNGKLRYFTLACVQQGTPKSNASNILKPRPVEKMGCKAKINAALTLDGRFTLSTVVLEHTHALSPGKAIFFRCHKRLGSKAKRKLEPNEISGIHTSKNFKSLVETKSSENLPLEEKDYQIDKTRQHQLGVGGSEALRNFFIRMQQKNDHFFYVMDADDECRVRNVFWADARCKAAYESFGDVITFDTTYLTKAYKIPLVSFMGVNHHGQLILFGCGLILSEDTNSFVSLFESWLRFMNCRAPNAIITDQDKTLQNAIARVFPRAQHRFCLWQIIKRLPENFGAHSQYEAIKSSLQSCVYDSLSRDEFEESWQKLLERYNLHDNAWLNLLYGDRHLWVPSYLKNTFLAGMCTIQRGEGMNSFFDDYVNSKTTLKQFFEQFDNVLRRKVENEMTADFNSFSTQIPCITHYSIEKQFQEVYTITKFKEVQDEFRGFLYCVASLPTCEDSIHLYQVTDEIKVDGFIKRAKFCVAFNEDNAEVKCPCNLFEFKGILCRHALRVLTMLDKDLSSKYILDRWRKDLKRKYTFVKSSYDDLSGNLEAQRYDKLTKSFFEVALIASKSEEACMKSISHVSRLKGELVHHGSSCDSSTPSHHLPVASLGISMQAPHHTLDVMDQDGGMSTTNQDVHVNIHWSAGF, from the exons ATGGCGGAGTCCAGCAAGTCATCGAAtgcag AAAACACCAATGTTGACCGTGTGAGGAACTTGAATGTTTCCCTCCTGGATAAAAGGGAAAATGTTATGGAAATTCTATATGGGAAAGATGGTAGTGAAAGTGCCGAAGAACCGAAGGTTGGAATGAGTTTTTCATCTGAAGAAGAAGTCAGGTTATATTATATGAAGTATGCTAAGCAAGTAGGGTTCGGTGTATCAAAAAGAAGTTCTAAACCTGGAGATAATGGGAAGTTGAGATATTTTACCCTTGCATGTGTTCAACAAGGCACGCCAAAAAGCAACGCATCCAATATTCTTAAACCAAGACCAGTGGAAAAAATGGGGTGCAAGGCCAAGATCAATGCGGCTTTAACTCTTGATGGAAGGTTTACTTTGTCTACCGTTGTGCTTGAACACACGCATGCTTTGAGTCCAGGAAaagcaatattttttagatgtcATAAGAGGTTAGGTTCTAAAGCAAAGAGAAAGCTTGAacccaatgaaatatctggaATACATACAAGTAAGAACTTTAAATCACTTGTTGAAACAAAGAGTTCTGAGAATCTTCCTCTTGAAGAGAAAGATTACCAGATTGACAAAACAAGGCAGCATCAGCTAGGAGTGGGAGGTAGCGAAGCTCTTCGTAACTTCTTCATTAGAATGCAAcaaaaaaatgaccattttttCTACGTGATGGACGCGGATGATGAATGCCGAGTGAGAAATGTGTTTTGGGCAGATGCACGATGTAAAGCTGCATATGAATCTTTTGGAGATGTAATAACATTTGACACAACATACTTGACCAAGGCATATAAAATTCCACTTGTATCTTTCATGGGAGTGAATCATCATGGCCAGTTGATTCTTTTTGGGTGTGGATTAATATTAAGTGAGGATACAAATAGTTTTGTATCGTTATTTGAATCATGGTTGAGATTTATGAATTGTCGAGCTCCCAATGCAATAATTACAGATCAAGATAAAACACTGCAAAATGCAATTGCAAGGGTTTTCCCAAGAGCTCAACATAGATTTTGTTTGTGGCAAATCATAAAAAGACTTCCAGAAAATTTTGGAGCACACTCCCAATATGAAGCCATTAAGAGCAGTTTACAAAGTTGTGTATATGACTCTTTAAGTCGTGATGAATTCGAAGAAAGTTGGCAAAAATTACTCGAGAGGTATAATCTTCATGATAATGCTTGGTTGAATTTGCTATATGGTGACCGACATCTTTGGGTACCATCatacttaaaaaatacatttttggccGGGATGTGTACAATACAACGGGGTGAAGGTATGAATTCTTTCTTTGATGATTATGTGAATTCAAAGACCACGTTGAAACAATTTTTTGAGCAGTTTGATAATGTCTTGAGGAGAAAGGTTGAGAATGAGATGACTGCTGATTTCAATTCTTTTAGTACACAAATTCCTTGTATAACCCATTATTCTATTGAGAAGCAATTTCAAGAAGTTTATACCATCACAAAGTTCAAAGAAGTTCAAGATGAGTTTAGGGgatttttatattgtgttgCATCTTTGCCGACATGTGAAGATTCAATTCATTTGTATCAAGTGActgatgagataaaagttgatgGATTCATAAAACGTGCAAAATTTTGTGTTGCCTTCAATGAAGATAATGCTGAAGTGAAATGCCCTTGTAACTTGTTTGAGTTCAAAGGAATCCTATGTAGACATGCTCTTCGTGTGTTGACCATGTTGGATAAAGACTTGTCatcaaaatacattttggatcgatggaggaaggattTGAAACGAAAATATACTTTTGTTAAGAGCAGTTATGATGATTTAAGTGGGAATCTAGAAGCACAAAGATATGATAAGCTGACTAAGTCATTTTTTGAAGTAGCATTGATTGCATCAAAAAGCGAGGAAGCTTGCATGAAGTCGATTAGTCATGTAAGTCGATTGAAGGGGGAATTGGTTCATCATGGGTCAAGTTGTGATAGCAGTACACCCTCCCATCACCTTCCAGTTGCTTCCCTCGGGATTTCAATGCAG GCACCACATCATACATTGGATGTTATGGATCAGGATGGTGGAATGTCCACTACAAATCAAGATGTGCATGTTAATATTC ACTGGTCTGCCGGTTTTTGA
- the LOC109014273 gene encoding protein AE7, which translates to MVFELINANPVVYEKKERRARSAPSDYSDEYAAEPIDQQEVFDHVRDIKDPEHPYSLEELKVITEDAIEVDDMQSYVRVTFTPTVEHCSMATIIGLCLRVKLLRSLPSRYKVDIRVAPGSHASEASVNKQLNDKERVAAALENPNLVDMVDECLAPSYG; encoded by the exons ATGGTTTTCGAATTAATAAACGCGAACCCCGTCGTGTACGAGAAGAAAGAGCGTCGAGCTCGAAGCGCGCCGAGTGATTATTCAGATGAATACGCCGCGGAACCCATCGATCAACAAGAAGTTTTCG ATCATGTAAGAGATATAAAGGACCCAGAGCACCCATACTCGTTGGAGGAGCTCAAAGTAATAACAGAAGATGCAATCGAAGTAGATGACATGCAAAGTTATGTTAG AGTCACATTTACTCCCACAGTTGAACACTGCAGCATGGCGACAATTATTGGACTTTGCTTGCGAGTAAAACTTTTGAGGAGCTTGCCTTCTCGTTACAAG GTTGATATAAGGGTAGCCCCTGGGTCTCATGCATCTGAAGCatcag TTAACAAACAACTGAATGACAAAGAACGGGTGGCAGCAGCACTGGAGAACCCAAATCTCGTGGATATGGTCGATGAATGCCTGGCTCCATCTTATGGTTGA